The following proteins come from a genomic window of Athalia rosae chromosome 1, iyAthRosa1.1, whole genome shotgun sequence:
- the LOC105685170 gene encoding venom serine protease inhibitor-like codes for MNSLSTVTLYTLLVIGAVALMNVAAYQNQDTNSANTVGGDPGTTTSNCDRSEVYSRCNANPSCQKTCDNYEEPNACSSSGTAANECYPGCVCKSGFVRVVKGDRCIPIDKCEGRVRH; via the exons ATGAATTCACTTTCAACGGTCACCTTATACACGCTTTTGGTCATTGGCGCCGTGGCCCTGATGAATGTCGCCGCATACCAAAACCAGGATACAAATTCCGCGAACACGGTTGGAGGCG ATCCAGGGACCACGACATCAAACTGCGATCGTTCCGAAGTTTATTCGAGGTGCAATGCTAACCCATCGTGCCAAAAGACATGCGACAATTACGAGGAGCCAAACGCTTGTTCTTCCAGTGGAACCGCAGCTAACGAATGCTACCCCGGATGTGTCTGCAAAAGTGGATTCGTTCGCGTCGTAAAAGGAGACCGGTGCATTCCCATCGACAAGTGCGAGGGAAGAGTCAGGCACTAA